A genome region from Tolypothrix sp. PCC 7712 includes the following:
- a CDS encoding heme-dependent oxidative N-demethylase family protein: MNGRYEVKPGMMAFGTCFGNAEADGQVFQIDENFAHYRQAKLLARAERLSKYYQTHKYSKAVAGAIARLIVERLTQDHPQYFDYQKSTANTLIFRSQLTQETLYLDADWQLQRVENSSVFPTYSSTLDALASQMQEDLTVICRGRDGCNWLSAVHLCYPNHWSAEEKIGKNFAEIHQPVAGMEKINRRADAIANTMISCKPMVRFAWGLSTDTRLNHHPEPPPNLSVSQWQGRDFDAQNPQLYLRIERQVIWGLPEYEAALFTIRTYFRDCSLIKKDSLLRVKLCAAIESMSPESLFYKGLVDSKASILNWLNEI, from the coding sequence ATGAATGGACGCTACGAAGTCAAGCCAGGGATGATGGCCTTTGGCACGTGTTTTGGTAATGCTGAAGCTGATGGGCAAGTGTTTCAAATCGATGAAAATTTTGCACATTACCGTCAGGCTAAACTTTTAGCCCGTGCCGAACGGTTAAGTAAATACTACCAAACTCATAAATATTCTAAGGCTGTGGCAGGTGCGATCGCTCGTTTGATAGTTGAGCGCCTCACGCAAGATCACCCACAATACTTTGATTACCAAAAATCAACAGCTAATACCTTGATATTTCGTAGCCAACTCACCCAAGAAACACTTTATCTAGATGCAGACTGGCAATTACAGCGAGTCGAGAATAGTTCAGTGTTTCCCACTTACAGTTCTACCCTTGATGCTCTAGCATCCCAAATGCAAGAAGACTTGACAGTCATCTGTCGTGGTAGGGATGGTTGCAATTGGCTGAGTGCAGTTCACTTGTGCTATCCCAATCATTGGTCAGCTGAGGAAAAAATCGGTAAAAACTTTGCAGAAATACATCAGCCTGTAGCAGGTATGGAAAAAATTAATCGCCGGGCAGATGCGATCGCTAATACTATGATTAGCTGTAAACCTATGGTGCGTTTTGCTTGGGGTTTGAGTACTGACACCCGCCTTAATCACCATCCCGAACCACCGCCTAATTTATCGGTTAGTCAATGGCAAGGTAGAGACTTTGATGCCCAAAATCCTCAGCTTTACTTACGAATTGAGCGACAAGTAATTTGGGGACTACCGGAGTATGAAGCAGCATTATTTACTATTCGGACTTATTTCAGAGATTGCAGTTTAATCAAAAAAGATTCCCTATTACGAGTTAAGCTATGTGCTGCAATTGAGTCTATGTCACCAGAGTCACTATTTTACAAGGGATTGGTAGATAGCAAAGCCAGTATTTTAAATTGGCTGAATGAAATATAA
- a CDS encoding pyridoxamine 5'-phosphate oxidase family protein, producing the protein MTTSTDKNQHIDQLRELIKDIGCSMLTTVDEDGSLHSRPMEKSSDIQPDGTLWFFTNASSHKVFEIEHRQQVNLSFSSPNQKRYVSVSGSAELVQDRNKMQELWKPELQAWFPQGLKEPDIALLKVQINKVDYWDSQANFVAQTISL; encoded by the coding sequence ATGACAACCTCTACCGACAAAAATCAACATATTGATCAACTGCGGGAACTGATTAAAGATATTGGTTGTAGTATGTTAACTACAGTCGATGAGGATGGTAGCTTGCACAGTCGTCCGATGGAAAAGAGTAGTGATATTCAGCCTGATGGTACACTGTGGTTTTTTACCAATGCTAGTTCCCATAAAGTCTTTGAAATTGAGCATCGTCAGCAAGTCAATCTCAGTTTCTCTTCACCTAACCAAAAGCGATATGTTTCAGTATCGGGTAGCGCAGAATTAGTTCAAGACCGCAACAAGATGCAAGAATTATGGAAGCCAGAACTTCAAGCTTGGTTTCCGCAAGGATTAAAGGAACCTGATATTGCTTTGCTGAAGGTGCAGATTAATAAGGTTGATTATTGGGATAGTCAAGCAAATTTTGTAGCACAAACTATCAGTTTGTAA
- a CDS encoding type IV pilus secretin family protein: MKQLHGNSLLLGTAAFIFLAAQPVWADTTQITDVQLSQVDGGINVILKTSSGSRPQVFTTKRGNALVTDIINTQLRLPQGNNFRQDNPASGIASVEIVQLDANSIRVVVTGSNNAPSSQPVGRKDNRITLGFSPSGDTTASKPNPTTPAPIPTTPTPPSNPTAPQTGKKPDVLVPNPEISIDGKPAQPAGPGQPPNQGPPFLPRAVAPPVGDIAISNIDASPVNIDLGTQERVPRLVLRDAPVREVLSLLSRAAGLNLAYVGGAASGGASSGGQTSAAAGGQTISLDIENEPVQDVFNYVLRLSGLEANRSGRTIFVGPKLPNSTRDNVMRNVRLNQVTVGVALNFLVGLGAESAISRERLVTSVSAVPVGNSTAAVTQTQTTTETKLETQRADFKDSNPLLRGLQALGDERTNSVTLIGPARLIDMAMAQLTQLDIRRRQVVVNVKIIDVNLTGTQDYNTSFSFGVGNNFFAVDNGAASLNFGGSRPATASEAATSVNDTPVITNPITGSPFYDPNSTVSISGTTPGTIIVNPDGTTTRSQSAGSGNFYQPISPSNTNPLQPGFSQITPATDNIVTRNADGTSSVTQGTLGTATASLPSLYQFPKRLLASLQAQVTNGNAKILTDPTLIVQEGQQALVNLTQEVVGNITLQTTDTSGGSRTERKIDKQKVGLTLNVKIERIDDNGFVSLSVAPTVSAPTASQNTGNGQIVLVSERSLTSGMIRLRDGQTLILSGIIQDQDRTTVSKIPILGDIPLIGSLFRSTNRSNERREVVVLLTPQIMDDSERSSYGYNYNPSPEVRQMLERRGWQPSGK; encoded by the coding sequence GTGAAACAGCTTCACGGTAATAGTTTATTATTAGGTACTGCTGCTTTTATCTTTCTAGCAGCTCAACCGGTTTGGGCAGATACTACCCAAATTACTGACGTACAGCTAAGTCAAGTTGATGGTGGAATTAATGTTATTTTGAAAACTTCCTCTGGCTCGCGTCCGCAAGTTTTCACAACTAAAAGAGGAAATGCCTTAGTTACAGATATTATTAATACTCAACTACGTTTACCACAAGGCAATAATTTCCGCCAAGACAACCCCGCTTCAGGAATTGCCTCAGTTGAAATTGTTCAGCTAGATGCTAACAGCATCCGGGTGGTGGTAACTGGAAGCAACAACGCCCCTAGTAGCCAACCTGTAGGCAGAAAAGATAATCGTATTACTTTAGGCTTTAGTCCCTCTGGAGATACTACAGCATCAAAGCCCAATCCAACAACACCAGCACCAATACCAACAACGCCCACACCACCATCTAATCCTACTGCACCTCAAACGGGTAAAAAACCGGATGTTTTAGTCCCCAACCCGGAAATCAGTATTGACGGTAAACCTGCACAACCAGCAGGCCCAGGTCAACCTCCGAATCAGGGGCCTCCTTTCTTACCCAGAGCCGTTGCTCCACCAGTAGGCGATATTGCTATCTCCAATATTGATGCTTCTCCCGTAAATATTGACTTAGGTACTCAGGAGCGCGTACCTAGGTTAGTACTGCGAGATGCTCCCGTGCGTGAGGTTTTATCACTACTATCTCGTGCAGCTGGTCTGAATTTAGCTTATGTAGGAGGAGCAGCAAGTGGGGGAGCGTCTTCTGGTGGTCAAACAAGTGCGGCTGCTGGAGGACAAACTATTTCCTTAGATATAGAAAACGAACCAGTACAAGATGTCTTTAACTATGTCTTGCGTTTGAGTGGTTTAGAGGCTAATCGTAGTGGTCGCACGATTTTTGTGGGGCCGAAACTACCCAACTCTACCCGTGATAATGTGATGCGGAACGTGCGACTCAATCAGGTAACAGTGGGAGTCGCCCTCAACTTTTTAGTTGGTTTAGGTGCAGAAAGTGCCATTAGCCGCGAACGACTTGTTACTAGTGTGAGTGCTGTCCCTGTAGGTAATTCCACCGCCGCAGTTACCCAAACTCAAACCACTACGGAAACTAAACTAGAAACTCAACGAGCTGATTTTAAGGACTCTAACCCATTACTTAGAGGTTTACAGGCATTAGGAGATGAGCGTACAAATTCTGTTACGTTGATTGGGCCAGCTAGATTAATTGATATGGCTATGGCCCAATTGACTCAGCTTGATATTCGTCGTCGTCAAGTAGTAGTCAATGTCAAAATTATTGATGTTAACCTCACGGGAACCCAGGATTACAATACTAGTTTCTCGTTTGGTGTGGGGAATAACTTTTTTGCTGTTGATAATGGTGCAGCATCTCTCAATTTTGGTGGCTCTAGGCCTGCTACTGCTTCCGAAGCGGCAACTAGTGTAAACGATACACCAGTTATTACTAATCCTATTACAGGCTCACCTTTCTATGATCCAAATAGCACTGTCAGTATTTCTGGAACTACCCCAGGTACGATCATAGTCAATCCAGATGGTACAACCACTAGAAGTCAAAGTGCAGGCAGTGGAAATTTTTACCAACCTATTTCTCCTAGTAATACTAATCCTTTACAACCAGGTTTTTCTCAGATCACTCCGGCAACGGATAACATAGTTACAAGAAATGCTGATGGTACCAGCAGCGTTACACAAGGTACTCTGGGTACGGCTACGGCATCTTTACCCTCTTTATATCAATTCCCCAAACGTTTACTCGCTAGTTTGCAAGCTCAAGTCACAAATGGCAATGCCAAGATTTTGACTGATCCGACTTTGATTGTGCAAGAAGGTCAGCAGGCTCTTGTTAACCTGACTCAGGAAGTCGTAGGGAACATTACTCTACAAACAACAGATACTTCCGGTGGTTCTAGAACTGAGAGAAAAATTGATAAACAAAAAGTTGGCTTAACCCTGAATGTGAAAATTGAGCGGATTGATGACAATGGTTTTGTTTCTCTATCGGTTGCTCCCACTGTTAGCGCACCTACAGCATCACAAAATACAGGAAATGGTCAAATTGTTTTAGTATCTGAACGGTCTCTGACTTCTGGTATGATTCGTCTACGAGATGGTCAGACGTTGATTCTCTCAGGTATTATTCAAGACCAAGACCGGACAACAGTCTCTAAGATTCCTATCTTGGGTGATATTCCCTTAATTGGTTCTCTATTTAGAAGTACTAACAGAAGCAATGAACGTAGAGAGGTGGTTGTATTGTTGACACCTCAAATTATGGATGACTCAGAGCGTTCGTCTTACGGCTATAACTATAATCCCAGCCCAGAAGTACGGCAAATGCTAGAGCGTCGGGGTTGGCAACCTTCAGGTAAATAA
- a CDS encoding pilus assembly protein PilO: protein MTLSDDLNFAEQNGEFALESPASPVLFGISFTPKIIGILVGSVGLLGALYVAFNLLMPAWDSYQQQQTKVNELQGQVNQKKASVNKIDEIKQELEQAKQQQIQVLSLFSNEKTLDTLLLDMNRLIETGNAQIPGNPAKAQLKKFVPVTQQPEPITDGSLGIQADGKLKRSVIQVEIEGTYEQTQSILRNIERLQPLLIFKDYQSILIPPPKATSEKGAPIPKRGPASITTSFQLQALMPLTPEERAMIAAKAAPKKK from the coding sequence ATGACGCTGAGTGACGATTTGAATTTTGCAGAACAAAACGGAGAGTTTGCTCTAGAATCCCCAGCCTCTCCCGTTCTGTTTGGAATTAGCTTTACACCTAAAATCATCGGGATTTTGGTTGGTTCTGTAGGACTTTTGGGTGCATTGTATGTAGCCTTCAATTTGTTAATGCCAGCTTGGGATAGCTATCAACAGCAGCAAACAAAAGTTAACGAATTACAAGGACAAGTCAATCAAAAGAAAGCTAGTGTCAACAAGATTGACGAAATCAAACAAGAGCTAGAGCAAGCCAAACAGCAACAAATTCAGGTTTTAAGTTTGTTTTCTAACGAAAAAACCTTGGATACATTGTTACTGGATATGAATCGCTTAATTGAAACTGGTAACGCTCAAATTCCTGGTAATCCAGCCAAGGCTCAACTGAAAAAATTTGTGCCAGTAACGCAGCAACCAGAACCAATTACGGATGGTAGTTTGGGCATACAGGCGGATGGCAAGCTGAAACGCAGTGTTATCCAAGTTGAAATTGAGGGTACTTACGAACAAACGCAATCGATTCTGCGTAACATTGAGCGTTTACAGCCTTTGTTAATATTCAAAGATTATCAATCGATATTGATTCCACCGCCTAAAGCCACATCAGAAAAAGGAGCGCCTATACCCAAGCGCGGGCCTGCATCAATCACTACCTCTTTCCAGCTACAAGCATTGATGCCACTTACCCCTGAGGAAAGGGCAATGATTGCTGCTAAAGCTGCTCCTAAGAAGAAATAG
- a CDS encoding PilN domain-containing protein, giving the protein MYSLDINFLKDRPNYQNTATKKPRVKIQMPVGNMTPLYIGVAVGICLPTLVGGAWWWLQAKNAELEQNLAQLDQESKRLDTELASINKIKEETTKIKGETQGLVTVFDQIRPWSAMLQDLRERIPANVQIEDIKQTPPIRPVQGQGQAAGTTPGNPAGGIEINGVARSFNDVNDFLLTLQQSHFLKASESKIKTAELVNAPSSSDATDSNGVKLPPPQVVKYTIQSSLSDVPASELIRELEQKGTVGLVTRIRSIQKTGVITK; this is encoded by the coding sequence ATGTACAGTTTGGATATTAACTTCCTTAAAGACCGTCCAAATTACCAGAATACGGCTACTAAAAAGCCAAGAGTCAAAATTCAGATGCCTGTTGGCAACATGACACCATTATATATAGGGGTAGCTGTAGGCATTTGCTTACCCACCCTTGTAGGAGGCGCGTGGTGGTGGTTGCAAGCCAAGAACGCTGAGTTAGAGCAAAATTTAGCACAACTAGATCAAGAAAGCAAGAGGTTAGACACAGAACTAGCAAGTATTAACAAAATTAAAGAAGAGACAACCAAAATTAAAGGCGAAACGCAAGGTTTAGTCACAGTTTTTGACCAAATTCGTCCTTGGTCAGCCATGTTACAAGATTTGCGCGAACGTATACCAGCAAACGTACAAATAGAGGACATCAAGCAAACCCCACCGATTCGTCCAGTACAAGGGCAGGGGCAAGCAGCAGGGACTACTCCTGGAAACCCCGCTGGAGGCATAGAAATTAACGGCGTAGCTCGTTCTTTTAACGATGTCAACGACTTTTTGTTAACTCTGCAACAGTCTCACTTTTTAAAGGCCTCAGAAAGCAAAATTAAGACTGCTGAGTTAGTCAATGCACCATCTTCATCAGATGCCACTGATAGTAATGGTGTCAAACTTCCGCCACCTCAAGTAGTCAAATACACTATTCAATCAAGTCTGAGCGATGTTCCAGCTTCTGAGTTAATTCGGGAGTTAGAACAAAAAGGCACAGTGGGACTAGTAACTCGAATTCGCAGTATCCAAAAAACAGGAGTCATTACAAAATGA
- the pilM gene encoding type IV pilus assembly protein PilM, translating to MVKSFNSLFSKSNKGVGIELAPERVNIVQLRKQRQGLKVEALTSIPVPEGVMMDGQIADAPAMAQLIQQGLAESKIKASRVATGVTGRDSIVRLIPVPAELDDKELREMVLNHEAALYLPYPREEADVDYQKLGYFVDEDGIEKVQVLLVATRKEVTEAYINTFEQAGLQIDILEINSFAMIRTIREQLRQFSPQEAAVLVDIEFDSSEIAIIVNGVPQFSRTVPIGTYQMQYALSKAMSLPASRDMEMLYGMTIMTTNADGGKTGLTDINPGMAALLRVLGELTDELRRSIDFYLNQSENLEVAQIFLAGPGGGLQQLDEFFTQRLSLPTAQIDPITSLSIEVSEEKYPAVQRAGLATVLGLGMREV from the coding sequence GTGGTGAAAAGCTTCAATAGTCTGTTTAGCAAATCTAATAAAGGGGTCGGTATTGAACTAGCACCAGAAAGGGTGAATATAGTTCAATTACGCAAACAACGTCAAGGCTTAAAAGTAGAAGCCTTAACATCAATACCAGTTCCCGAAGGTGTAATGATGGACGGTCAAATCGCTGATGCGCCAGCGATGGCGCAGTTAATTCAGCAGGGTTTGGCTGAAAGCAAAATTAAAGCTTCTCGGGTTGCCACTGGGGTCACAGGACGAGATTCAATTGTCCGTTTAATACCTGTACCAGCAGAGTTAGATGATAAAGAACTGCGAGAAATGGTGCTAAACCATGAAGCAGCGTTGTATTTACCCTATCCGCGTGAAGAAGCTGATGTCGATTATCAAAAACTTGGGTACTTTGTAGATGAAGATGGTATTGAAAAAGTACAAGTACTTTTAGTAGCTACACGTAAGGAGGTAACGGAAGCATATATTAATACATTTGAGCAGGCTGGATTGCAAATCGATATTTTAGAAATCAACAGTTTTGCCATGATTCGGACAATCCGCGAGCAATTGCGGCAATTCAGCCCCCAAGAAGCAGCAGTATTAGTTGATATCGAATTTGATAGTTCAGAAATTGCCATTATTGTCAACGGAGTGCCGCAATTTTCGCGTACTGTACCTATCGGTACTTATCAAATGCAATATGCCCTCTCAAAGGCTATGAGTCTACCTGCAAGCCGAGATATGGAAATGTTGTACGGCATGACGATTATGACAACAAACGCCGATGGCGGAAAAACTGGGCTAACCGATATTAATCCAGGTATGGCAGCTTTATTAAGAGTTTTGGGAGAACTCACCGATGAACTGCGTCGTTCTATCGATTTTTACCTCAATCAAAGTGAAAATTTGGAGGTAGCACAAATTTTTCTAGCAGGCCCAGGCGGTGGCTTGCAACAGCTAGATGAGTTTTTCACCCAAAGATTAAGCTTACCAACTGCACAAATCGATCCGATAACATCTTTGTCCATAGAAGTTAGTGAGGAAAAATACCCTGCAGTACAACGCGCTGGTTTAGCGACAGTACTGGGTTTAGGAATGCGGGAGGTATAA